Below is a genomic region from Desulfuromonadaceae bacterium.
CCTCGGGGGCGGTCCAGTCAACACGATGCCGCAGACCCGCCGGTAACAGGAGCTGATCGCCGGGGGCAAGAGTGCACGGTTTTGCATGATCAAACGCCAGCCGTGCGCCCCCGCAAAGAAGGTACACCCATTCCGGGCGCTCCTGTTGATACCAGCTGCCGGGCGCCGTGGCGTGGCCGCGTGACACGATCCGTTCGAGCAGAAAATTATCTGTGGCATAGAGCGGATCAAAATGCTCGTCCGGCAAATCTGCCGGAATTTCTGCACATAGGTTGTTCAGCGGTACGTCGAGCGGATAGGTGGTCGGCACATTGCAGCTGAGTAACAGCAACGCCTGCTCCTGATCGTTGCTGATGGCGTGAATCGTCCCCGCCGGAATGGTCCAG
It encodes:
- a CDS encoding cupin domain-containing protein, with the translated sequence MLTSQFLLDPKLFRPVRPDVTQGVYGYTFCPAPIRVTLTRIDTGGGFAPHSDHYGHIFIFLSGGGDVLIGTTRQRIEAGGIWTIPAGTIHAISNDQEQALLLLSCNVPTTYPLDVPLNNLCAEIPADLPDEHFDPLYATDNFLLERIVSRGHATAPGSWYQQERPEWVYLLCGGARLAFDHAKPCTLAPGDQLLLPAGLRHRVDWTAPEADTLWLALHFIPE